Proteins encoded in a region of the Trichocoleus sp. FACHB-46 genome:
- a CDS encoding restriction endonuclease subunit S, producing the protein MGRGKSKHRPRNDASLYGGDYPFIQTGEVKEASSVIYITSYSQTYNEKGLAQSKLWEPKTLLITIAANIAETAILTFPACFPDSIIGFVADSGQVSPEFIKYSIEQLKLKMQNVSKGTTQDNLSQEKLRIFDFLVPDQVTVQAFIKATKPIFRQTQNLLQKNYNLNKTRDLLLPKLISGEIDVESLEIESEGKAIVVEEVSEVREAIAV; encoded by the coding sequence GATGCTTCTCTATATGGCGGCGATTATCCATTCATTCAAACAGGAGAAGTTAAAGAAGCGTCTTCAGTAATCTATATAACCAGCTATAGCCAAACCTATAATGAGAAGGGTTTGGCACAAAGCAAGTTATGGGAACCGAAAACCTTACTGATAACAATTGCCGCTAATATTGCTGAAACCGCTATATTGACATTTCCAGCATGTTTTCCAGACAGCATTATTGGTTTTGTTGCCGACTCAGGACAAGTTAGCCCTGAGTTTATTAAATACTCTATTGAGCAACTTAAGCTAAAAATGCAGAATGTCTCTAAAGGAACTACTCAAGATAACCTGAGCCAAGAAAAACTTAGAATCTTTGACTTTTTAGTTCCTGACCAAGTAACGGTGCAAGCTTTTATAAAAGCTACAAAACCTATCTTTCGCCAAACTCAGAATCTGCTTCAAAAAAATTACAACCTGAACAAGACTCGTGATCTTCTTTTGCCTAAGCTAATCTCAGGTGAAATTGATGTAGAGAGTTTAGAGATTGAAAGTGAGGGTAAGGCGATCGTGGTTGAAGAAGTGAGTGAAGTTAGAGAGGCGATCGCAGTTTGA